In the genome of Clostridium cylindrosporum DSM 605, one region contains:
- a CDS encoding argininosuccinate synthase, with product MKDKVVLAYSGGLDTSIVIPWLKENYNAEIIAVCVDVGQGDNMAEVEKKAIASGAAKAYCENVQEEFVTEYLYYAIKSGALYEGKYAMGTAYARPLIAKKLVEIAHKEGAKFICHGCTGKGNDQVRFEVGIASIDPTIKIIAPWRIWDIKSREDAIDYANAKGIEVAVTKEKIYSRDKNLWHLSHEGGDLEDLRNEHKTEMYQMTVPPEMAKDEVSYITIEFEKGIPVKLNDVAYSPVELVKELNKIGGENGIGIVDIVENRLVGMKSRGVYETPAGTILLTAHDELERVTIDRQTFGFKQQVSMKYAELVYNGQWFTPLKEALDAFIDKTQEEVSGKVRLKVYKGNLLVAGIDSPNALYDEEISSFGASELYDHKDAEGFINLFGLPVKTKALMKLKNQK from the coding sequence ATGAAAGATAAAGTTGTTTTAGCATATTCAGGAGGATTAGATACATCAATAGTTATTCCATGGCTTAAGGAAAACTACAATGCAGAAATTATTGCAGTGTGTGTAGATGTTGGCCAAGGAGATAACATGGCGGAAGTTGAAAAGAAGGCAATAGCATCTGGTGCTGCAAAGGCTTACTGTGAAAATGTACAAGAAGAGTTCGTTACAGAATACCTTTACTATGCTATAAAGTCAGGAGCATTATACGAAGGTAAGTATGCTATGGGAACAGCATATGCAAGACCACTAATAGCTAAGAAGCTAGTTGAAATCGCTCATAAAGAAGGAGCTAAATTCATTTGTCACGGATGTACAGGAAAGGGAAATGACCAAGTACGTTTTGAAGTTGGTATCGCATCAATCGACCCAACTATAAAGATAATAGCTCCATGGAGAATATGGGATATTAAATCAAGAGAAGACGCAATTGATTATGCTAACGCAAAAGGGATAGAAGTTGCAGTAACTAAGGAAAAGATTTACTCAAGAGATAAGAACCTATGGCATCTAAGCCACGAAGGTGGAGATCTTGAAGATCTTAGAAATGAGCACAAGACAGAAATGTACCAAATGACTGTACCACCAGAAATGGCTAAGGATGAAGTATCTTACATTACTATAGAATTCGAAAAGGGAATTCCAGTAAAGCTTAATGATGTAGCATACTCACCAGTTGAACTTGTTAAGGAACTTAACAAAATCGGTGGAGAAAATGGAATTGGTATAGTTGATATAGTTGAAAATAGACTAGTTGGAATGAAGTCAAGAGGTGTATATGAAACTCCAGCTGGGACAATACTATTAACAGCACATGATGAACTTGAAAGAGTTACAATAGATAGACAAACATTTGGATTTAAGCAACAAGTTTCAATGAAGTATGCTGAACTTGTTTACAATGGTCAATGGTTTACACCACTTAAGGAAGCTCTTGATGCATTTATAGATAAGACTCAAGAAGAAGTTTCAGGAAAGGTTAGACTAAAGGTTTACAAGGGTAACCTACTTGTTGCAGGAATTGACTCACCAAATGCACTATACGATGAAGAAATATCATCATTTGGAGCAAGCGAACTATATGACCATAAGGATGCTGAAGGATTTATAAACCTATTTGGTCTGCCTGTTAAGACTAAGGCTCTAATGAAACTTAAGAACCAAAAATAA
- a CDS encoding GntR family transcriptional regulator has product MDNKKIKRINKISAVQKGLESLREYIKTTDNLLLPSEDYLSQSLGVSRLTVREAVTVLEREGIVSRIQGKGTLINSFIKKLENRIDLGSDIEGCLRENGLEVEFKVVSIESRLATTSEILKLELEEGDSILEIKKILLGNNEAEAIYIDRIPEKHLKSTNFTIEDFKPSIFPVVESLCECTITHDVVHIYPYSADKEISEIFNIPEKTPIQSYEVLEYTSDGLPIMYITEYYSGKFIRFTLCRNVNYKA; this is encoded by the coding sequence ATGGATAATAAGAAGATAAAAAGAATAAATAAAATTTCTGCTGTACAAAAGGGCCTAGAAAGTCTTAGGGAATATATAAAAACTACTGACAATCTACTTCTTCCTTCTGAGGATTATTTGTCACAATCCTTAGGGGTTAGTAGATTGACTGTAAGAGAAGCTGTAACAGTGTTAGAAAGAGAAGGAATAGTCTCAAGAATTCAGGGAAAAGGTACCCTAATAAATTCTTTTATTAAAAAGCTTGAAAATCGAATTGACCTAGGAAGTGATATTGAAGGATGTCTTAGGGAAAACGGTCTTGAAGTTGAATTTAAAGTAGTTTCCATAGAATCAAGACTAGCTACTACTAGTGAAATCCTTAAGTTAGAACTTGAGGAGGGAGATAGTATATTAGAAATTAAGAAAATCCTTCTTGGTAACAATGAAGCTGAAGCAATCTATATAGATAGAATACCTGAAAAACATTTAAAATCCACTAATTTTACTATTGAAGATTTTAAGCCTAGTATTTTTCCGGTTGTAGAAAGCTTATGTGAATGTACCATAACACACGACGTAGTTCATATTTATCCCTACAGTGCTGATAAGGAAATTTCTGAAATATTCAATATTCCAGAAAAAACCCCAATACAAAGCTATGAAGTTTTAGAGTATACTTCTGATGGCCTTCCTATTATGTATATTACTGAGTATTATAGTGGTAAATTTATAAGATTCACTCTTTGTAGAAATGTAAACTATAAAGCCTAA
- a CDS encoding YczE/YyaS/YitT family protein, giving the protein MKKTKLTTVQWLYKIALNIFGLFLCGFGIVLTVQCGLGASPWDVFQIGMTKYLPITLGQASQIIALILLAFTWYKGVIPGVGTILNAIFIGYFIDLSFKFGIKTPETILMQSVMLIVSIVIFAFGIVLSLKAMIGVGTRDALMEYLIGSMKVSVTYIRAGIELFALVGGILLNGNFGSPFGIGTVVVTITLGYVINFAAKVLKYDFDITNHYTFKDMISKNKNVVENETTI; this is encoded by the coding sequence ATGAAAAAAACAAAACTTACTACTGTTCAATGGTTGTACAAAATAGCTTTGAACATTTTTGGTCTATTTTTATGTGGCTTTGGAATAGTTTTAACTGTTCAATGTGGACTTGGCGCAAGTCCATGGGATGTATTTCAAATCGGTATGACAAAATACTTGCCAATAACACTAGGCCAAGCATCTCAAATTATTGCCTTAATTCTTTTAGCATTTACTTGGTATAAAGGGGTAATTCCCGGAGTTGGCACTATTTTAAATGCTATCTTCATTGGTTACTTTATTGACTTATCATTTAAGTTCGGAATAAAAACACCAGAAACTATTTTAATGCAATCAGTAATGTTAATAGTTAGTATAGTTATCTTCGCCTTTGGAATAGTGTTATCACTTAAGGCGATGATAGGTGTTGGTACAAGAGATGCCTTAATGGAATACCTAATCGGTTCTATGAAAGTATCTGTAACCTATATTAGAGCTGGTATAGAACTTTTTGCTTTAGTTGGTGGTATTCTTTTAAACGGGAACTTTGGAAGTCCATTTGGAATTGGAACGGTAGTTGTTACAATTACCCTTGGCTATGTTATTAACTTTGCTGCAAAGGTTTTAAAATACGACTTTGATATTACAAATCATTATACCTTTAAGGATATGATTTCTAAAAATAAAAATGTAGTAGAAAATGAAACTACTATTTAA
- a CDS encoding 8-oxoguanine deaminase, with amino-acid sequence MKKLLIKNIQNLVTCDSKDAVLKNVNLYAEDGVIKYIGTDTFEADEVINGQDMIVYPGLINTHHHLYQTFTRNLPEVQNMELFDWLITLYEIWKGINPDIIRYSSLVGMGELAKSGCTTCFDHHYVFPKNESDQFIDVQFSAATDLGIRMHASRGSMDLSKKDGGLPPDSVVQTIDKILYDSERLVKKYHDNSEFSMRQIALAPCSPFSVTGDLMKESAILARKLGVRLHTHLAETLDEENFTLEKFKMRPLEYMESLGWIGKDVWYAHGIHFNDEELKILAKTKTGVAHCPISNMKLSSGIARIPEMLEYDVPVGLAVDGSASNDGSNLLEELRVAYLLHRLNASNQAPTGYDILKIATKGSARILGRNDIGELSVGKAADLFMININRLELVGTQFDPKSLLGTVGIKGPVDYTVVAGKIVVKEGKLVTIDEEKVASEANNLVEKLIKNR; translated from the coding sequence ATGAAAAAGCTGCTTATAAAAAATATCCAAAACTTAGTGACTTGCGATTCAAAGGACGCTGTTTTAAAAAATGTTAACCTTTACGCTGAAGATGGAGTTATAAAGTATATTGGTACTGATACATTTGAAGCTGACGAAGTAATTAATGGACAAGATATGATTGTATATCCTGGTCTAATTAATACACATCACCATTTATATCAAACCTTCACTAGAAACTTACCAGAGGTTCAAAATATGGAGTTATTTGATTGGCTTATAACTTTATATGAAATATGGAAGGGCATAAATCCAGATATTATAAGATATAGCTCATTAGTAGGTATGGGAGAACTAGCTAAAAGTGGATGTACTACATGCTTCGATCATCACTATGTATTCCCTAAAAATGAAAGTGATCAATTTATCGATGTACAGTTTTCAGCTGCCACTGATCTTGGAATCAGAATGCATGCCTCTAGAGGTAGTATGGACCTTAGTAAAAAGGATGGGGGACTTCCACCTGATTCTGTTGTCCAAACAATTGATAAAATTCTTTATGACTCTGAAAGACTTGTTAAGAAATACCATGATAATAGCGAATTTTCAATGAGACAAATTGCACTTGCACCTTGCTCTCCTTTTAGTGTTACAGGGGATTTAATGAAAGAATCTGCAATACTTGCAAGAAAATTAGGAGTTAGACTTCACACTCACCTTGCAGAAACTCTAGATGAAGAAAACTTTACTTTAGAAAAATTCAAAATGAGACCACTTGAATATATGGAAAGTCTTGGCTGGATAGGTAAAGATGTATGGTATGCCCATGGAATTCACTTTAATGATGAAGAATTAAAAATACTTGCTAAAACTAAAACTGGTGTTGCCCACTGCCCTATTTCTAACATGAAACTTTCCTCTGGTATAGCTAGAATACCTGAAATGTTAGAATATGACGTACCTGTTGGACTAGCTGTTGATGGAAGTGCTAGTAATGATGGTTCTAATCTTCTTGAAGAATTAAGAGTTGCATATTTACTTCATAGACTAAATGCTAGTAATCAAGCACCTACTGGATATGATATTTTAAAGATAGCTACTAAAGGAAGCGCTAGAATTCTTGGTAGAAATGATATTGGTGAACTTTCTGTAGGCAAGGCTGCGGACCTTTTTATGATAAACATTAATAGACTTGAACTTGTTGGAACTCAATTCGACCCTAAATCACTACTTGGAACTGTTGGAATAAAGGGTCCTGTTGATTACACAGTTGTTGCTGGAAAAATAGTTGTGAAAGAAGGTAAATTAGTTACTATTGATGAAGAAAAAGTTGCAAGTGAAGCCAATAACCTTGTAGAAAAATTAATTAAAAATAGATAA
- the carB gene encoding carbamoyl-phosphate synthase (glutamine-hydrolyzing) large subunit: MKKNYKKLMILGSGPIIIGQAAEFDYSGTQACKSLKEEGIEIVLVNSNPATIMTDEHIADKVYIEPLNVESVEKIIAKERPEGVCAGFGGQTGLNLAMKLKEEGILDKYNVELLGVNSETIKKAEDREAFKDLMIEIGEPIPVSTIANSLEECLAFGEEAGLPLIVRPAYTLGGTGGGIAETMEQLEEICERGLSLSPIHQVLLERSVAGWKEIEYEIIRDSKDNCMVVCNMENIDPVGVHTGDSIVIAPCQTMTKMEHQMLRNSAIKIVRALDVQGGCNVQFALDPESHNYIVIEVNPRVSRSSALASKAAGYPIAKIAAKIAIGYSLDELKNYVTETSSAFAEPTLDYIVLKIPKWPFEKFAYAKRTLGTQMKATGEVMAMDRTFESALLKSISCLDVKFTGLRNPAIIKLNKEEVIEKIKLCDDERIFAIAQGLRLGVSIDEIFQITKIDKWFINGIKNIVELENKLIEGKKDKDIIAEAERMGFSDDEIVALTGSSKEELKAIRDEHGIYPVYKMVDTCANEFEAKTPYYYSCYEKEDENVITDKKKIIVIGSGPIKIGQGVEFDYCCVHGVWAIKDAGYESIIINNNPETVSTDFDTADKLYFETLFIDEVLNIVRKEKPEGVIVQFGGQTSINLASKLEDAGVKILGTSVDSIDMAEDRDRFRNFLEEINIAVPNGIAVDNADKVAEIAEKIGYPVVVRPSYVIGGRAMRVIHSGEELDGYLSEIANILTEHELIVDKYIQGTEIEVDAICDGENILIPGIMEHIERTGIHSGDSITVYPPITLSDEVVKKLVESTEKIAKGLNVIGLVNIQYVFDGKDIYVIEVNPRASRTVPILSKVTGVPMVKLALNAMLGKKLTESEYGTGTLPHKNFYAVKVPVFSTEKLSDVDTFLGPEMKSTGEVLGLDTDLDMALLKGFIGSGIKIPKEGTVYVSLRNVDKTEGIDVIKSYVNKGFKVISSEGTGSVLKENGIDCQVVDFDGFMKSISNEEIDIIINTPTQGNNNAKEGFKIRRKAAEFKVPVFTSIDTAKAFIKAIEASNNEITYNTMKDYLSL; the protein is encoded by the coding sequence ATGAAAAAGAATTATAAGAAGTTAATGATATTAGGATCAGGTCCAATAATTATAGGGCAAGCAGCAGAATTTGATTATTCTGGAACACAGGCTTGTAAGTCACTTAAAGAAGAAGGAATAGAAATAGTTCTTGTTAACTCAAACCCTGCAACAATAATGACTGATGAACACATTGCTGATAAGGTTTATATTGAACCTCTAAATGTTGAATCAGTTGAAAAGATTATAGCTAAGGAAAGACCAGAAGGAGTTTGTGCAGGATTTGGTGGGCAAACAGGTCTTAACCTTGCAATGAAGCTAAAGGAAGAAGGAATACTAGACAAGTACAATGTTGAACTTCTTGGAGTAAACAGTGAAACAATAAAGAAGGCGGAAGATAGAGAAGCATTTAAGGACCTTATGATTGAAATTGGTGAACCAATTCCAGTAAGTACTATAGCTAACTCATTAGAAGAGTGTCTAGCGTTTGGAGAAGAAGCTGGACTTCCACTAATTGTAAGACCTGCATACACACTTGGAGGAACAGGTGGTGGTATAGCTGAGACTATGGAACAGCTTGAAGAAATCTGTGAAAGAGGTCTATCACTAAGCCCAATACACCAAGTACTTCTTGAAAGAAGTGTTGCAGGATGGAAGGAAATTGAGTACGAAATAATCAGAGACTCAAAGGATAACTGTATGGTTGTTTGTAACATGGAAAACATCGACCCAGTTGGAGTTCATACTGGAGATAGTATAGTTATTGCACCATGTCAAACAATGACAAAAATGGAACACCAAATGCTTAGAAACTCAGCTATTAAGATAGTAAGAGCACTAGATGTACAAGGTGGATGTAACGTACAGTTTGCATTAGATCCTGAAAGTCACAACTATATTGTAATAGAAGTTAACCCAAGAGTTAGTCGTTCAAGCGCACTAGCATCAAAAGCAGCTGGATACCCAATCGCTAAGATTGCAGCTAAAATAGCTATAGGATATAGTCTTGATGAACTTAAAAACTATGTAACTGAAACTTCAAGTGCATTTGCTGAACCAACACTTGACTATATAGTTCTAAAGATTCCAAAGTGGCCATTTGAAAAGTTTGCATATGCAAAGAGAACACTTGGAACTCAAATGAAGGCAACTGGTGAAGTTATGGCTATGGATAGAACTTTCGAGTCAGCACTTCTAAAGTCAATATCATGCCTAGATGTAAAATTTACTGGACTTAGAAACCCAGCAATAATAAAGCTTAATAAAGAAGAAGTAATTGAAAAGATTAAGCTTTGTGATGATGAAAGAATATTTGCAATAGCACAAGGATTAAGACTTGGCGTAAGCATAGATGAAATATTCCAAATAACTAAGATAGATAAATGGTTCATAAACGGAATCAAGAATATAGTAGAACTTGAAAATAAGCTAATCGAAGGAAAGAAAGATAAGGACATTATTGCTGAAGCTGAAAGAATGGGATTCTCAGATGATGAAATAGTGGCTCTAACAGGAAGTAGCAAGGAAGAATTAAAGGCAATTCGTGATGAACATGGAATTTACCCAGTATACAAAATGGTTGATACATGTGCAAATGAATTTGAAGCTAAAACTCCATACTACTACTCATGTTATGAAAAAGAAGACGAAAATGTTATAACTGATAAGAAGAAGATAATAGTTATAGGATCAGGTCCTATTAAGATAGGTCAAGGGGTAGAATTTGACTACTGCTGTGTACATGGAGTATGGGCTATTAAGGATGCAGGATATGAATCAATCATCATTAACAACAATCCAGAAACAGTAAGTACAGACTTTGACACAGCTGATAAGCTATACTTCGAAACACTATTTATAGATGAAGTCCTTAACATCGTTAGAAAAGAAAAGCCAGAAGGTGTTATTGTACAGTTCGGAGGACAAACATCAATTAACCTAGCTTCTAAGCTTGAAGATGCAGGAGTTAAGATACTTGGAACTTCAGTTGATTCAATAGATATGGCTGAGGATAGAGATAGATTTAGAAACTTCTTAGAGGAAATTAATATAGCAGTTCCAAATGGAATAGCAGTAGATAATGCTGATAAGGTAGCAGAAATCGCTGAAAAAATTGGATATCCAGTAGTTGTTAGACCTTCATACGTAATAGGTGGGCGTGCAATGAGAGTTATTCACTCAGGTGAAGAACTTGATGGATACTTAAGTGAAATTGCAAATATCCTAACAGAGCATGAATTAATAGTAGATAAGTATATTCAAGGAACAGAAATCGAAGTAGATGCTATATGTGATGGAGAAAATATACTAATACCTGGTATAATGGAGCACATTGAAAGAACAGGTATACACTCTGGTGATAGTATTACAGTTTATCCACCAATAACTCTATCAGATGAAGTTGTTAAAAAGCTTGTTGAAAGTACTGAAAAGATTGCAAAGGGACTAAATGTAATAGGTCTTGTAAATATTCAGTATGTGTTTGATGGTAAGGATATATATGTAATAGAAGTTAATCCAAGAGCATCAAGAACAGTTCCAATACTAAGTAAGGTAACAGGAGTTCCAATGGTTAAGCTTGCACTAAACGCAATGCTTGGAAAGAAGTTAACTGAATCAGAGTATGGTACAGGAACTCTTCCACATAAGAATTTCTATGCAGTTAAGGTTCCGGTATTCTCAACAGAAAAGTTATCAGATGTTGATACATTCCTAGGACCAGAAATGAAGTCAACAGGAGAAGTGCTAGGACTTGATACAGATCTTGATATGGCACTACTTAAGGGCTTCATAGGATCAGGAATCAAGATACCTAAGGAAGGAACTGTATACGTATCACTAAGAAACGTAGATAAAACTGAAGGTATAGATGTAATTAAATCATATGTAAATAAAGGCTTCAAGGTTATTTCATCTGAAGGAACAGGAAGCGTACTAAAGGAAAATGGAATTGACTGTCAAGTAGTAGACTTTGATGGATTTATGAAGAGTATATCAAATGAAGAAATAGATATTATCATAAACACTCCAACGCAAGGTAACAACAATGCGAAGGAAGGATTTAAGATAAGAAGAAAGGCTGCTGAATTTAAGGTGCCAGTATTTACTTCTATAGATACTGCAAAGGCATTTATTAAGGCAATCGAAGCTTCAAATAATGAAATAACATACAACACAATGAAAGACTACTTAAGTCTATAA
- the carA gene encoding glutamine-hydrolyzing carbamoyl-phosphate synthase small subunit, with translation MKGIIYLQDGSVFEGKGLGHKGTSVGEIVFNTSMAGYQEIITDPSAAGQIITMTYPLIGNYGVNSEFNESKGVYVKGLIVKTICRVPSNFMGIEELNNMLSENKVVVVEDIDTRSITRIIRENGTQKCVITTEDISKEEAMKLMDEYTPAVDSMKKLGTDKVYTVEGSGCHVAAIDLGTKGSVLKALNQKGCKVTVFPYGASFDEIMSVNPQGIFLTDGPGNPEEAVEVIELTKKFIEAGKPVFGVSLGCNIVALAQGAKTYKLSYGHRGSNHGVRDVDAGKCFITSQSHAYAVDENSIKETEIEVTHINLNDGTVEGIKNATKPVFAVQFIPEGEPGPSDTDYLLNKFINLMSVEG, from the coding sequence ATGAAGGGTATTATATATCTACAAGACGGTAGCGTATTCGAAGGAAAAGGTCTTGGTCATAAAGGAACAAGTGTTGGAGAAATAGTATTTAATACTTCAATGGCAGGATATCAAGAAATAATCACAGATCCATCAGCAGCAGGACAAATTATAACAATGACATATCCTCTAATAGGAAACTATGGTGTAAACTCAGAATTCAATGAGTCAAAGGGAGTTTATGTTAAGGGTCTAATAGTTAAGACTATTTGTAGAGTACCTTCAAATTTCATGGGTATTGAAGAACTTAACAACATGCTTTCAGAAAATAAAGTAGTAGTTGTTGAAGATATAGATACAAGAAGCATAACTAGAATAATCAGAGAAAATGGAACACAAAAGTGTGTTATAACAACTGAAGATATATCAAAGGAAGAAGCTATGAAGCTAATGGATGAGTATACTCCAGCAGTAGATAGCATGAAAAAACTTGGAACTGATAAGGTTTATACAGTAGAAGGAAGCGGATGCCACGTAGCAGCAATTGACCTTGGAACAAAGGGAAGCGTTCTTAAGGCTCTTAACCAAAAAGGATGTAAAGTTACAGTATTCCCATACGGTGCAAGTTTTGATGAAATTATGAGCGTTAACCCACAAGGAATATTCCTAACTGATGGCCCAGGAAACCCTGAGGAAGCAGTTGAAGTAATAGAACTTACTAAGAAATTTATTGAAGCTGGAAAGCCAGTATTTGGAGTAAGTTTAGGATGTAATATTGTAGCACTAGCGCAAGGTGCTAAAACATATAAATTAAGTTATGGACACAGAGGGTCAAACCACGGAGTTCGTGATGTAGATGCTGGAAAGTGTTTTATAACATCACAATCACACGCATATGCAGTAGATGAAAACAGCATAAAAGAAACAGAAATTGAAGTTACACACATCAACCTAAATGATGGAACAGTAGAAGGAATTAAAAACGCTACAAAACCAGTATTTGCAGTGCAATTTATTCCTGAAGGAGAACCAGGTCCATCAGATACAGATTACCTACTAAACAAATTTATTAATCTTATGAGTGTGGAGGGTTAG
- a CDS encoding YdcF family protein: MKKVVKVFIVLLCLFSILMMYTGYQIYSFANKEVKKSDAIMVLGCRVKGEEPSLSLERRMETALALYNNGYGEKIILSGGKGKGEDISEAEAMRRFFIKKGVDSNNLILEDKSTSTYENFKYSKVLMGKSNIKSLVVVSNGYHLRRAASIASKFNINASYKGFILSDHIFIELKGILREIIATYKYVLIGK, from the coding sequence ATGAAAAAAGTAGTAAAGGTTTTTATTGTTTTATTATGTTTATTTTCAATATTAATGATGTATACAGGATATCAAATATATTCATTTGCAAATAAGGAAGTAAAGAAAAGCGATGCAATTATGGTACTTGGCTGTAGAGTAAAGGGAGAGGAGCCATCACTGTCACTTGAGAGACGAATGGAGACAGCGCTTGCGCTCTATAATAATGGATATGGTGAAAAGATAATATTATCTGGAGGAAAAGGTAAAGGGGAAGATATTAGTGAAGCTGAAGCTATGAGAAGGTTTTTTATAAAAAAGGGTGTGGATTCTAATAATCTAATTTTAGAAGATAAATCTACCTCTACATATGAAAATTTTAAGTATAGTAAAGTGTTAATGGGGAAATCTAATATCAAGAGCCTAGTTGTAGTATCTAACGGATATCATTTAAGAAGAGCAGCAAGTATAGCAAGTAAGTTTAATATAAATGCAAGTTACAAAGGATTTATACTTAGTGACCATATATTCATAGAATTGAAGGGAATACTTAGAGAAATAATAGCTACATATAAATATGTATTAATTGGTAAATAG
- the brnQ gene encoding branched-chain amino acid transport system II carrier protein, protein MNKSFKDIIIVGFALFAMFFGAGNLIFPPSLGLSVGDAWLPGMIGFIITGIGLPLLGIIAASKAGGSVRDVGDKVSKGFSKVFAIAILLAIGPLFAIPRTAATTFEVGIKPFVGTSSTLMITICSIIFFLITVYFTINPTTVVDKVGKILTPFLLIALLVIIVKGIITPIGTPINTGVTGSFGKGFIEGYNTMDALASLVFAGIVIKYFVDKGYSDIKSQVSLTIKAGIVSSIGFIIVYGGLTYIGATTSGVYKAGMDQTALTINIARSLLGTTGQSVLSVAVALACLTTAVGLTATCGEYFSNLTKGKVSYKAMVIIVSVFSCVMSVVGVSTIVKISVPVLVLLYPVAAVLMVLTVFDKFIRNKNVYKGAVIGAFVVSLFDALTIAKLPIESVNTMISKIPLAGFGLGWIIPSIVGMLIGLLFKYNKKQA, encoded by the coding sequence ATGAATAAGTCATTTAAAGACATAATTATTGTTGGGTTTGCTCTATTTGCTATGTTCTTTGGAGCAGGAAATCTAATATTTCCACCTTCACTAGGGCTTTCAGTAGGGGACGCTTGGTTACCAGGCATGATTGGATTTATAATTACAGGTATAGGACTACCACTACTAGGAATTATAGCTGCTTCTAAGGCAGGAGGATCAGTTAGAGATGTAGGAGATAAGGTAAGTAAAGGATTTAGTAAGGTGTTTGCTATAGCGATTTTACTTGCAATAGGACCACTATTTGCTATTCCAAGAACTGCTGCTACTACATTTGAAGTTGGGATTAAACCATTCGTTGGAACAAGTTCAACTTTAATGATTACTATTTGTTCAATTATTTTCTTTTTAATAACTGTATACTTTACTATAAATCCTACTACTGTTGTAGATAAGGTTGGTAAGATACTAACACCATTTTTATTAATCGCACTACTTGTTATTATAGTAAAGGGTATTATAACACCAATTGGAACACCTATTAATACAGGTGTTACAGGATCATTTGGAAAAGGTTTTATAGAAGGTTATAATACAATGGACGCACTTGCATCTCTAGTATTTGCAGGTATCGTAATAAAGTACTTTGTAGATAAAGGATATTCAGATATTAAGAGTCAAGTTAGCTTAACTATTAAAGCTGGTATCGTTTCTTCTATTGGTTTTATAATCGTTTACGGTGGATTAACATATATAGGTGCTACAACTAGTGGCGTATATAAAGCGGGTATGGACCAAACTGCTTTAACAATAAATATAGCTAGGTCTCTACTTGGAACAACTGGACAGTCAGTTCTTTCAGTAGCAGTTGCTTTAGCTTGCTTAACAACAGCAGTTGGATTAACAGCTACATGTGGAGAATACTTTAGTAACCTTACTAAGGGAAAAGTAAGTTACAAAGCTATGGTTATAATAGTTTCTGTATTCAGTTGTGTTATGTCTGTAGTTGGTGTAAGCACTATAGTTAAGATTTCAGTACCTGTACTTGTACTACTTTATCCAGTAGCTGCTGTACTTATGGTATTAACTGTATTTGATAAATTCATTAGAAATAAAAACGTATACAAAGGCGCTGTTATAGGTGCATTTGTGGTTAGTTTATTTGATGCTTTAACTATAGCAAAATTACCAATTGAATCTGTTAATACTATGATTTCAAAGATTCCATTAGCAGGTTTTGGTCTTGGATGGATTATTCCAAGTATAGTTGGTATGTTAATTGGACTTCTATTTAAGTATAATAAGAAACAAGCATAG